The following are encoded together in the Panthera leo isolate Ple1 chromosome B4, P.leo_Ple1_pat1.1, whole genome shotgun sequence genome:
- the CARD10 gene encoding caspase recruitment domain-containing protein 10 isoform X1 — protein MRDPEDAAMPGGAEAGEAEDEAGAGSGSEAEEDALWERIEGVRHRLTRALNPAKLTPYLRQCRVIDEQDEEEVLSTYRFPCRVNRTGRLMDILRCRGKRGYEAFLEALEFYYPEHFTLLTGREPAQRCSMILDEEGPEGLTQFLMTEVRRLREARKSQLQREQQLQARGRMLEEERAGLEQRLREQQQAQERCQRLREDWEAGSLELLRLKDENYMIAMRLAQLSEEKNSAVLRSRDLQLAVDQLKLKVSRLEEECTLLRRARGPLPGSEDKEKDKEPDGVDLVSELRAENQRLTASLQELQEGLPQEASRLGAPGSERILLDILEHDWREAQDSRQELCQKLHAIQGELQWAEELRDKYLQEMEDLRLKHRALQKDCDLYKHRMATVLAQLEEVEKERDQAIQSRDRIQLQYSQSLIEKDQYRKQVRGLEAERDELLTALTSLEGAKALLEAQLQRVQGGSCLKACASSHSLCSNLSSTWSLSEFPPLLGGPEAAGEAAVMGGSEPHTSEEATDSEKEINRLSILPFPPSAGSILRRQREEDPAPPKRSFSSMSDITGSVTLKPWSPGLSSSSSSDSVWPFGKSDGLLARGCGLDLLNRSLAIRVSCRSPPGGPEPQDKGPDGLSFLGDSWSGAVVRRVLSGPGSARGEPREPRAEAAGLDGAGLEGEAQQRTLLWSQASTLPFLMDFKACQSFHEALDAWTKGLSTEPFYIRANLTLPERADPHALCVKAQEILRLVDPAYKRRQEWFCTRVDPLTLRDLDRGTVPNYQRAQQLLEVQEKGLLSSRHRGPRSNLKKRALDQLRLVKPKHVGGSAGDCPEQLLMEPCSEPERSLKPYSLVRPLLVSALRPVVLLPECLAPRLIRNLLDLPSSRLDFQVCPAESLSGEEQCSSSAPGAPKAQPAAPGLGSRIRTIQGSVGKHCLLELGARGVRELVQHEIYPIVIHVEVTEKNVRDVRGLLGRPGTRDSELLRQCRSSEQALWELPCSWVRVPAHAWGHAEELAKVVRGRILQEQARLVWVEQGSGSSIGGSSEA, from the exons ATGCGGG ACCCCGAGGACGCGGCCATGCCGGGCGGGGCCGAGGCTGGCGAGGCGGAGGACGAGGCCGGGGCCGGCTCGGGGTCCGAGGCGGAGGAGGACGCTCTGTGGGAGCGGATCGAGGGCGTCCGGCACCGGCTGACCCGCGCCCTCAACCCGGCCAAGCTGACGCCGTATCTGCGCCAGTGCCGGGTCATCGACGAGCAGGACGAGGAGGAGGTGCTGAGCACCTACCGCTTCCCGTGCCGCGTCAACCGCACCG GGCGCCTGATGGACATCTTGCGCTGCCGCGGCAAGAGGGGATATGAGGCCTTTCTGGAAGCCTTGGAGTTCTACTACCCCGAGCACTTCACGCTGCTCACGGGCCGGGAACCTGCCCAGCGCTGCTCCATGATCCTCG ATGAGGAGGGGCCCGAGGGCCTGACCCAGTTCCTGATGACGGAGGTGCGACGGCTGCGGGAGGCTCGCAAGAGCCAGCTGCAGCGGGAACAACAACTGCAAGCTCGGGGTCGGATGCTGGAGGAGGAGCGCGCAGGACTGGAGCAGCGGCTGCGGGAGCAACAGCAGGCACAGGAGCGCTGCCAGCGGCTGCGGGAGGACTGGGAGGCGGGCAGCCTGGAGCTGCTGCGGCTCAAGGACGAGAACTACATGATCGCCATGCGCCTGGCCCAGCTCAGCGAGGAGAAGAACTCAGCCGTGCTGCGCAGCCGTGACTTGCAGCTGGCG GTGGATCAGCTCAAGCTCAAGGTGAGCCGGCTGGAGGAGGAGTGCACCCTATTGCGGAGGGCCAGGGGGCCGCTCCCCGGGTCCGAGGACAAGGAGAAGGACAAGGAGCCAGACGGTGTGGACCTGGTCTCGGAGCTGCGCGCGGAGAACCAGCGACTGACGGCGTCGCTCCAGGAGCTCCAGGAGGGTCTGCCGCAG GAGGCCAGCAGGCTGGGGGCCCCAGGCTCGGAGCGCATCCTCCTGGACATCCTGGAGCATGACTGGCGGGAGGCACAGGACAGCAGGCAGGAGCTGTGTCAGAAGCTGCACGCCATACAGGGGGAGCTGCAGTGGGCCGAGGAGCTGCGGGACAAG TACTTGCAGGAGATGGAGGACCTGAGGCTGAAGCACCGCGCGCTGCAGAAGGACTGTGATCTGTACAAGCACCGCATGGCCACTGTCCTGGCCCagctggaggaggtggagaaggagcgCGACCAG GCCATCCAGAGCCGTGACCGGATCCAGCTGCAGTACTCACAGAGCCTCATCGAGAAGGACCAGTACCGCAAGCAGGTGCGGGGCCTGGAGGCCGAGCGCGACGAGCTGCTGACCGCGCTCACCAGCCTGGAGGGTGCCAAGGCCCTGCTGGAGGCGCAGCTGCAGCGGGTCCAGGGGGGCTCCTGCCTCAAG GCTTGTGCCTCTTCCCATTCCCTGTGCTCCAACCTGAGCAGTACCTGGAGCCTCAGCGAGTTCCCCCCGCTGCTGGGAGGCCCGGAAGCAGCTGGGGAAGCAGCCGTCATGGGGGGATCTGAGCCCCACACCTCG GAGGAGGCCACAGATAGCGAGAAGGAGATCAATCGGCTCTCcatcctgcccttccccccgAGCGCCGGTTCCATCCTCCGCCGGCAGCGTGAGGAGGACCCCGCACCCCCTAAGAG gtCCTTCAGCAGTATGTCGGACATCACAG gGAGTGTGACGCTTAAGCCCTGGTCTCCTGGTCtctcctcgtcctcgtcctctgATAGCGTGTGGCCTTTTGGGAAGTCGGATGGCCTCCTGGCCAGAGGCTGTGGCCTGGATCTCCTCAACAG gtCTCTGGCCATCCGAGTGTCTTGCCGGAGCCCCCCGGGGGGGCCTGAGCCCCAGGACAAGGGCCCAGACGGCCTGTCATTCCTTGGGGACAGCTGGTCTGGGGCCGTGGTGCGGAGGGTGCTCTCCGGGCCAGGGTCTGCCAGGGGGGAGCCGAGAGAG CCAAGGGCAGAGGCTGCTGGCCTGGACGGGGCAGGCCTGGAAGGTGAGGCCCAGCAGAGAACCTTGCTCTGGAGCCAGGCGTCCACACTCCCCTTCCTGATGGACTTCAAGG CCTGTCAGTCCTTCCACGAGGCCCTAGATGCCTGGACAAAGGGGCTGAGCACTGAGCCCTTCTATATTCGAGCCAACCTCACCCTGCCCGAGCGTGCAGACCCTCATGCCCTCTGTGTGAAAGCCCAGGAGATCCTGCGGCTGGTGGACCCGGCATACAAGCGGCGGCAGGAGTGGTTCTGCACACGGGTCGACCCCCTTACGCTGCGGGACCTGGACCGGGGCACTGTGCCCAATTACCAGAG AGCCCAGCAGCTCCTAGAAGTTCAGGAGAAAGGGCTGCTCTCCAGCCGGCACCGAGGGCCCCGAAGTAAC CTGAAGAAGCGAGCCCTGGACCAACTCCGGCTGGTGAAGCCCAAGCACGTGGGAGGTTCTGCCGGAGATTGTCCAGAGCAGCTGCTGATGGAACCCTGCTCAG AGCCAGAGCGGAGCCTCAAACCCTACAGCCTGGTGCGGCCGCTGCTGGTGTCCGCCCTGCGGCCTGTGGTGCTCTTGCCTGAGTGCCTGGCGCCCCGGCTCATCCGCAACCTGCTAGACCTGCCCAGCTCCCGGCTGGACTTCCAAGTGTGCCCGGCGG AAAGCCTCTCTGGGGAGGAACAGTGCTCGTCCTCAGCACCGGGAGCCCCCAAGGCCCAGCCCGCCGCCCCTGGGCTGGGCAGCAGGATCCGCACCATCCAGGGGTCTGTCGGGAAG CACTGCCTGTTGGAGCTGGGCGCACGGGGCGTGCGGGAGCTGGTCCAGCACGAGATCTACCCCATTGTCATCCACGTGGAGGTGACGGAGAAGAACGTCCGGGACGTCAG GGGTCTGCTGGGCCGGCCGGGCACCCGGGACTCAGAGCTGCTTCGGCAGTGCCGCAGCTCGGAGCAGGCGCTCTGGGAGCTGCCCTGCTCCTG
- the CARD10 gene encoding caspase recruitment domain-containing protein 10 isoform X3 encodes MRDPEDAAMPGGAEAGEAEDEAGAGSGSEAEEDALWERIEGVRHRLTRALNPAKLTPYLRQCRVIDEQDEEEVLSTYRFPCRVNRTGRLMDILRCRGKRGYEAFLEALEFYYPEHFTLLTGREPAQRCSMILDEEGPEGLTQFLMTEVRRLREARKSQLQREQQLQARGRMLEEERAGLEQRLREQQQAQERCQRLREDWEAGSLELLRLKDENYMIAMRLAQLSEEKNSAVLRSRDLQLAVDQLKLKVSRLEEECTLLRRARGPLPGSEDKEKDKEPDGVDLVSELRAENQRLTASLQELQEGLPQEASRLGAPGSERILLDILEHDWREAQDSRQELCQKLHAIQGELQWAEELRDKYLQEMEDLRLKHRALQKDCDLYKHRMATVLAQLEEVEKERDQAIQSRDRIQLQYSQSLIEKDQYRKQVRGLEAERDELLTALTSLEGAKALLEAQLQRVQGGSCLKACASSHSLCSNLSSTWSLSEFPPLLGGPEAAGEAAVMGGSEPHTSEEATDSEKEINRLSILPFPPSAGSILRRQREEDPAPPKRSFSSMSDITGSVTLKPWSPGLSSSSSSDSVWPFGKSDGLLARGCGLDLLNRSLAIRVSCRSPPGGPEPQDKGPDGLSFLGDSWSGAVVRRVLSGPGSARGEPREPRAEAAGLDGAGLEGEAQQRTLLWSQASTLPFLMDFKACQSFHEALDAWTKGLSTEPFYIRANLTLPERADPHALCVKAQEILRLVDPAYKRRQEWFCTRVDPLTLRDLDRGTVPNYQRAQQLLEVQEKGLLSSRHRGPRSNLKKRALDQLRLVKPKHVGGSAGDCPEQLLMEPCSEPERSLKPYSLVRPLLVSALRPVVLLPECLAPRLIRNLLDLPSSRLDFQVCPAESLSGEEQCSSSAPGAPKAQPAAPGLGSRIRTIQGSVGKKHCLLELGARGVRELVQHEIYPIVIHVEVTEKNVRDVRGLLGRPGTRDSELLRQCRSSEQALWELPCSWVRVPAHAWGHAEELAKVVRGRILQEQARLVWVEQGSGSSIGGSSEA; translated from the exons ATGCGGG ACCCCGAGGACGCGGCCATGCCGGGCGGGGCCGAGGCTGGCGAGGCGGAGGACGAGGCCGGGGCCGGCTCGGGGTCCGAGGCGGAGGAGGACGCTCTGTGGGAGCGGATCGAGGGCGTCCGGCACCGGCTGACCCGCGCCCTCAACCCGGCCAAGCTGACGCCGTATCTGCGCCAGTGCCGGGTCATCGACGAGCAGGACGAGGAGGAGGTGCTGAGCACCTACCGCTTCCCGTGCCGCGTCAACCGCACCG GGCGCCTGATGGACATCTTGCGCTGCCGCGGCAAGAGGGGATATGAGGCCTTTCTGGAAGCCTTGGAGTTCTACTACCCCGAGCACTTCACGCTGCTCACGGGCCGGGAACCTGCCCAGCGCTGCTCCATGATCCTCG ATGAGGAGGGGCCCGAGGGCCTGACCCAGTTCCTGATGACGGAGGTGCGACGGCTGCGGGAGGCTCGCAAGAGCCAGCTGCAGCGGGAACAACAACTGCAAGCTCGGGGTCGGATGCTGGAGGAGGAGCGCGCAGGACTGGAGCAGCGGCTGCGGGAGCAACAGCAGGCACAGGAGCGCTGCCAGCGGCTGCGGGAGGACTGGGAGGCGGGCAGCCTGGAGCTGCTGCGGCTCAAGGACGAGAACTACATGATCGCCATGCGCCTGGCCCAGCTCAGCGAGGAGAAGAACTCAGCCGTGCTGCGCAGCCGTGACTTGCAGCTGGCG GTGGATCAGCTCAAGCTCAAGGTGAGCCGGCTGGAGGAGGAGTGCACCCTATTGCGGAGGGCCAGGGGGCCGCTCCCCGGGTCCGAGGACAAGGAGAAGGACAAGGAGCCAGACGGTGTGGACCTGGTCTCGGAGCTGCGCGCGGAGAACCAGCGACTGACGGCGTCGCTCCAGGAGCTCCAGGAGGGTCTGCCGCAG GAGGCCAGCAGGCTGGGGGCCCCAGGCTCGGAGCGCATCCTCCTGGACATCCTGGAGCATGACTGGCGGGAGGCACAGGACAGCAGGCAGGAGCTGTGTCAGAAGCTGCACGCCATACAGGGGGAGCTGCAGTGGGCCGAGGAGCTGCGGGACAAG TACTTGCAGGAGATGGAGGACCTGAGGCTGAAGCACCGCGCGCTGCAGAAGGACTGTGATCTGTACAAGCACCGCATGGCCACTGTCCTGGCCCagctggaggaggtggagaaggagcgCGACCAG GCCATCCAGAGCCGTGACCGGATCCAGCTGCAGTACTCACAGAGCCTCATCGAGAAGGACCAGTACCGCAAGCAGGTGCGGGGCCTGGAGGCCGAGCGCGACGAGCTGCTGACCGCGCTCACCAGCCTGGAGGGTGCCAAGGCCCTGCTGGAGGCGCAGCTGCAGCGGGTCCAGGGGGGCTCCTGCCTCAAG GCTTGTGCCTCTTCCCATTCCCTGTGCTCCAACCTGAGCAGTACCTGGAGCCTCAGCGAGTTCCCCCCGCTGCTGGGAGGCCCGGAAGCAGCTGGGGAAGCAGCCGTCATGGGGGGATCTGAGCCCCACACCTCG GAGGAGGCCACAGATAGCGAGAAGGAGATCAATCGGCTCTCcatcctgcccttccccccgAGCGCCGGTTCCATCCTCCGCCGGCAGCGTGAGGAGGACCCCGCACCCCCTAAGAG gtCCTTCAGCAGTATGTCGGACATCACAG gGAGTGTGACGCTTAAGCCCTGGTCTCCTGGTCtctcctcgtcctcgtcctctgATAGCGTGTGGCCTTTTGGGAAGTCGGATGGCCTCCTGGCCAGAGGCTGTGGCCTGGATCTCCTCAACAG gtCTCTGGCCATCCGAGTGTCTTGCCGGAGCCCCCCGGGGGGGCCTGAGCCCCAGGACAAGGGCCCAGACGGCCTGTCATTCCTTGGGGACAGCTGGTCTGGGGCCGTGGTGCGGAGGGTGCTCTCCGGGCCAGGGTCTGCCAGGGGGGAGCCGAGAGAG CCAAGGGCAGAGGCTGCTGGCCTGGACGGGGCAGGCCTGGAAGGTGAGGCCCAGCAGAGAACCTTGCTCTGGAGCCAGGCGTCCACACTCCCCTTCCTGATGGACTTCAAGG CCTGTCAGTCCTTCCACGAGGCCCTAGATGCCTGGACAAAGGGGCTGAGCACTGAGCCCTTCTATATTCGAGCCAACCTCACCCTGCCCGAGCGTGCAGACCCTCATGCCCTCTGTGTGAAAGCCCAGGAGATCCTGCGGCTGGTGGACCCGGCATACAAGCGGCGGCAGGAGTGGTTCTGCACACGGGTCGACCCCCTTACGCTGCGGGACCTGGACCGGGGCACTGTGCCCAATTACCAGAG AGCCCAGCAGCTCCTAGAAGTTCAGGAGAAAGGGCTGCTCTCCAGCCGGCACCGAGGGCCCCGAAGTAAC CTGAAGAAGCGAGCCCTGGACCAACTCCGGCTGGTGAAGCCCAAGCACGTGGGAGGTTCTGCCGGAGATTGTCCAGAGCAGCTGCTGATGGAACCCTGCTCAG AGCCAGAGCGGAGCCTCAAACCCTACAGCCTGGTGCGGCCGCTGCTGGTGTCCGCCCTGCGGCCTGTGGTGCTCTTGCCTGAGTGCCTGGCGCCCCGGCTCATCCGCAACCTGCTAGACCTGCCCAGCTCCCGGCTGGACTTCCAAGTGTGCCCGGCGG AAAGCCTCTCTGGGGAGGAACAGTGCTCGTCCTCAGCACCGGGAGCCCCCAAGGCCCAGCCCGCCGCCCCTGGGCTGGGCAGCAGGATCCGCACCATCCAGGGGTCTGTCGGGAAG AAGCACTGCCTGTTGGAGCTGGGCGCACGGGGCGTGCGGGAGCTGGTCCAGCACGAGATCTACCCCATTGTCATCCACGTGGAGGTGACGGAGAAGAACGTCCGGGACGTCAG GGGTCTGCTGGGCCGGCCGGGCACCCGGGACTCAGAGCTGCTTCGGCAGTGCCGCAGCTCGGAGCAGGCGCTCTGGGAGCTGCCCTGCTCCTG
- the CARD10 gene encoding caspase recruitment domain-containing protein 10 isoform X2: protein MRDPEDAAMPGGAEAGEAEDEAGAGSGSEAEEDALWERIEGVRHRLTRALNPAKLTPYLRQCRVIDEQDEEEVLSTYRFPCRVNRTGRLMDILRCRGKRGYEAFLEALEFYYPEHFTLLTGREPAQRCSMILDEEGPEGLTQFLMTEVRRLREARKSQLQREQQLQARGRMLEEERAGLEQRLREQQQAQERCQRLREDWEAGSLELLRLKDENYMIAMRLAQLSEEKNSAVLRSRDLQLAVDQLKLKVSRLEEECTLLRRARGPLPGSEDKEKDKEPDGVDLVSELRAENQRLTASLQELQEGLPQEASRLGAPGSERILLDILEHDWREAQDSRQELCQKLHAIQGELQWAEELRDKYLQEMEDLRLKHRALQKDCDLYKHRMATVLAQLEEVEKERDQAIQSRDRIQLQYSQSLIEKDQYRKQVRGLEAERDELLTALTSLEGAKALLEAQLQRVQGGSCLKACASSHSLCSNLSSTWSLSEFPPLLGGPEAAGEAAVMGGSEPHTSEEATDSEKEINRLSILPFPPSAGSILRRQREEDPAPPKRSFSSMSDITGSVTLKPWSPGLSSSSSSDSVWPFGKSDGLLARGCGLDLLNRSLAIRVSCRSPPGGPEPQDKGPDGLSFLGDSWSGAVVRRVLSGPGSARGEPREPRAEAAGLDGAGLEGEAQQRTLLWSQASTLPFLMDFKACQSFHEALDAWTKGLSTEPFYIRANLTLPERADPHALCVKAQEILRLVDPAYKRRQEWFCTRVDPLTLRDLDRGTVPNYQRAQQLLEVQEKGLLSSRHRGPRSNLKKRALDQLRLVKPKHVGGSAGDCPEQLLMEPCSEPERSLKPYSLVRPLLVSALRPVVLLPECLAPRLIRNLLDLPSSRLDFQVCPAESLSGEEQCSSSAPGAPKAQPAAPGLGSRIRTIQGSVGKTRCYLGGRLGAVRHGSAGGVRSIPSMARLRSRAGT, encoded by the exons ATGCGGG ACCCCGAGGACGCGGCCATGCCGGGCGGGGCCGAGGCTGGCGAGGCGGAGGACGAGGCCGGGGCCGGCTCGGGGTCCGAGGCGGAGGAGGACGCTCTGTGGGAGCGGATCGAGGGCGTCCGGCACCGGCTGACCCGCGCCCTCAACCCGGCCAAGCTGACGCCGTATCTGCGCCAGTGCCGGGTCATCGACGAGCAGGACGAGGAGGAGGTGCTGAGCACCTACCGCTTCCCGTGCCGCGTCAACCGCACCG GGCGCCTGATGGACATCTTGCGCTGCCGCGGCAAGAGGGGATATGAGGCCTTTCTGGAAGCCTTGGAGTTCTACTACCCCGAGCACTTCACGCTGCTCACGGGCCGGGAACCTGCCCAGCGCTGCTCCATGATCCTCG ATGAGGAGGGGCCCGAGGGCCTGACCCAGTTCCTGATGACGGAGGTGCGACGGCTGCGGGAGGCTCGCAAGAGCCAGCTGCAGCGGGAACAACAACTGCAAGCTCGGGGTCGGATGCTGGAGGAGGAGCGCGCAGGACTGGAGCAGCGGCTGCGGGAGCAACAGCAGGCACAGGAGCGCTGCCAGCGGCTGCGGGAGGACTGGGAGGCGGGCAGCCTGGAGCTGCTGCGGCTCAAGGACGAGAACTACATGATCGCCATGCGCCTGGCCCAGCTCAGCGAGGAGAAGAACTCAGCCGTGCTGCGCAGCCGTGACTTGCAGCTGGCG GTGGATCAGCTCAAGCTCAAGGTGAGCCGGCTGGAGGAGGAGTGCACCCTATTGCGGAGGGCCAGGGGGCCGCTCCCCGGGTCCGAGGACAAGGAGAAGGACAAGGAGCCAGACGGTGTGGACCTGGTCTCGGAGCTGCGCGCGGAGAACCAGCGACTGACGGCGTCGCTCCAGGAGCTCCAGGAGGGTCTGCCGCAG GAGGCCAGCAGGCTGGGGGCCCCAGGCTCGGAGCGCATCCTCCTGGACATCCTGGAGCATGACTGGCGGGAGGCACAGGACAGCAGGCAGGAGCTGTGTCAGAAGCTGCACGCCATACAGGGGGAGCTGCAGTGGGCCGAGGAGCTGCGGGACAAG TACTTGCAGGAGATGGAGGACCTGAGGCTGAAGCACCGCGCGCTGCAGAAGGACTGTGATCTGTACAAGCACCGCATGGCCACTGTCCTGGCCCagctggaggaggtggagaaggagcgCGACCAG GCCATCCAGAGCCGTGACCGGATCCAGCTGCAGTACTCACAGAGCCTCATCGAGAAGGACCAGTACCGCAAGCAGGTGCGGGGCCTGGAGGCCGAGCGCGACGAGCTGCTGACCGCGCTCACCAGCCTGGAGGGTGCCAAGGCCCTGCTGGAGGCGCAGCTGCAGCGGGTCCAGGGGGGCTCCTGCCTCAAG GCTTGTGCCTCTTCCCATTCCCTGTGCTCCAACCTGAGCAGTACCTGGAGCCTCAGCGAGTTCCCCCCGCTGCTGGGAGGCCCGGAAGCAGCTGGGGAAGCAGCCGTCATGGGGGGATCTGAGCCCCACACCTCG GAGGAGGCCACAGATAGCGAGAAGGAGATCAATCGGCTCTCcatcctgcccttccccccgAGCGCCGGTTCCATCCTCCGCCGGCAGCGTGAGGAGGACCCCGCACCCCCTAAGAG gtCCTTCAGCAGTATGTCGGACATCACAG gGAGTGTGACGCTTAAGCCCTGGTCTCCTGGTCtctcctcgtcctcgtcctctgATAGCGTGTGGCCTTTTGGGAAGTCGGATGGCCTCCTGGCCAGAGGCTGTGGCCTGGATCTCCTCAACAG gtCTCTGGCCATCCGAGTGTCTTGCCGGAGCCCCCCGGGGGGGCCTGAGCCCCAGGACAAGGGCCCAGACGGCCTGTCATTCCTTGGGGACAGCTGGTCTGGGGCCGTGGTGCGGAGGGTGCTCTCCGGGCCAGGGTCTGCCAGGGGGGAGCCGAGAGAG CCAAGGGCAGAGGCTGCTGGCCTGGACGGGGCAGGCCTGGAAGGTGAGGCCCAGCAGAGAACCTTGCTCTGGAGCCAGGCGTCCACACTCCCCTTCCTGATGGACTTCAAGG CCTGTCAGTCCTTCCACGAGGCCCTAGATGCCTGGACAAAGGGGCTGAGCACTGAGCCCTTCTATATTCGAGCCAACCTCACCCTGCCCGAGCGTGCAGACCCTCATGCCCTCTGTGTGAAAGCCCAGGAGATCCTGCGGCTGGTGGACCCGGCATACAAGCGGCGGCAGGAGTGGTTCTGCACACGGGTCGACCCCCTTACGCTGCGGGACCTGGACCGGGGCACTGTGCCCAATTACCAGAG AGCCCAGCAGCTCCTAGAAGTTCAGGAGAAAGGGCTGCTCTCCAGCCGGCACCGAGGGCCCCGAAGTAAC CTGAAGAAGCGAGCCCTGGACCAACTCCGGCTGGTGAAGCCCAAGCACGTGGGAGGTTCTGCCGGAGATTGTCCAGAGCAGCTGCTGATGGAACCCTGCTCAG AGCCAGAGCGGAGCCTCAAACCCTACAGCCTGGTGCGGCCGCTGCTGGTGTCCGCCCTGCGGCCTGTGGTGCTCTTGCCTGAGTGCCTGGCGCCCCGGCTCATCCGCAACCTGCTAGACCTGCCCAGCTCCCGGCTGGACTTCCAAGTGTGCCCGGCGG AAAGCCTCTCTGGGGAGGAACAGTGCTCGTCCTCAGCACCGGGAGCCCCCAAGGCCCAGCCCGCCGCCCCTGGGCTGGGCAGCAGGATCCGCACCATCCAGGGGTCTGTCGGGAAG ACTCGCTGCTACCTTGGGGGCCGGCTGGGGGCTGTCAGACATGGGAGCGCCGGTGGGGTCCGCTCCATCCCGTCGATGGCGAGGCTGAGGTCCAGAGCGGGCACGTGA